The Vespa velutina chromosome 22, iVesVel2.1, whole genome shotgun sequence genome includes a window with the following:
- the LOC124956467 gene encoding polycomb group protein Psc-like isoform X5, protein MTERDRGEDRDLSNSMETCEKEKPLVKDLNEHIVCPLCRGYLIDATTLTECLHSFCRGCIVRRLSSGARLCPVCNVSASPPLLPDPRLQRLVYLVVPGLFRSELERRRHFRLVNPQCPPLPSPFGALELTLDDFVSLSLRELTDTKNEETQGEKSVPLGIEKKDNEESTVREPTTRYLKCPAAVTVRHLVRLLTLKRGWEETNSGVNMANRIEMTCEDYNGDPRGRRKPDVLKMSWTLLDLACIFGWKKEAPLKLFYRIVPRKEESASTSKSSPCKKDNNKDGPTIENIQRPPTPPPSPKPVQDNDAESRRTFGSRTEAPRTLETTKEQAKETKSKKPRCEVTPVMRAPDPVGISSVTIQQSNHATESSRTKELARLEHRKRRKRRNKRVIAEITTTPREDLLKLKVRLTPCPPRITSSSSNGQAKEKLLQMRAVRREKLKACALNQKRSVNLPREEDNINKECPVESEETIEDIIDCIPDEVVRVAQNINVPAQDDNSSHDKKDNEKSSKVSIQQKEETQVAETLSKSPIENTVTTVERPKKDEEILRRLGLVAINEANESLRDKAKQRGQNYNEKPNDLDREKLEKQLRESKANRVRSLLAEKQMRDALKGIMSKTKEEGGSSTSSMQHGIGPCPKKKGPPPLAPLRVVKPSSGFAVTSTMVESNNPKPQQTSLTMGSFLRKSKDMEQRRGQDSNLRTLSDVAVSRLSSCISEKNSIESHLLGSTGIPASKVALRIPQPHHRISSGYGMKNKPNLGVRHIPNPQAVVASQYRNQRAVYFNNLSQHPP, encoded by the exons TTTGCAGAGGCTGCATAGTGAGACGTCTGAGTAGCGGTGCTCGATTGTGCCCAGTATGCAACGTGTCGGCATCGCCACCACTTTTACCGGATCCTCGACTCCAAAGGTTGGTCTATCTCGTGGTTCCGGGTCTTTTTCGTTCGGAACTCGAACGCAGGCGACACTTCCGTTTGGTAAATCCGCAATGTCCGCCATTACCGTCGCCATTCGGGGCATTGGAATTAACGTTGGACGATTTCGTGAGTCTGAGCCTTCGCGAATTAACGGATACGAAGAACGAAGAGACGCAAGGAGAAAAATCAGTACCTTTGGGAATAGAGAAGAAGGATAACGAGGAGTCTACTGTTCGGGAACCTACCACAAGATATCTCAAGTGTCCGGCTGCTGTGACGGTCCGTCATCTCGTACGTTTGTTGACCCTGAAAAGAGGTTGGGAAGAGACGAATTCCGGAGTTAACATGGCTAACAGAATAGAGATGACGTGCGAGGATTACAACGGAGATCCTCGCGGTCGCCGAAAGCCGGACGTTTTAAAAATGTCTTGGACGTTGTTGGACTTGGCCTGTATCTTCGGATGGAAGAAG GAAGCACCGTTGAAGCTATTTTATCGTATCGTTCCTCGAAAGGAAGAATCGGCATCTACTTCGAAATCTAGCCCATGTAAAAAGGATAACAACAAGGACGGTCCtaccattgaaaatattcaaagacCGCCAACGCCACCGCCAAGTCCAAAGCCTGTTCAAGATAACGATGCGGAATCTCGGCGGACGTTCGGAAGTAGGACGGAAGCTCCTCGTACATTGGAAACTACGAAAGAGCAAGCAAAAGAGACGAAATCAAAGAAACCCCGTTGCGAAGTCACTCCCGTGATGAGAGCGCCTGATCCCGTTGGTATCTCGTCGGTCACGATACAGCAAAGCAATCATGCTACAGAGAGTTCAAGGACAAAGGAATTAGCGAGGTTGGAGCATCGAAAGCGAAGGAAACGGCGAAACAAACGTGTAATCGCGGAAATCACTACTACACCGAGAGAGGATCTCCTTAAGTTAAAGGTCAGGTTAACTCCTTGTCCACCGAGAATTACGTCCAGTAGTAGTAATGGCCAAGCTAAAGAGAAATTGTTACAAATGAGGGCCGTCCGACGAGAGAAGCTCAAGGCTTGCGCGTTGAATCAAAAACGTTCGGTAAATTTACCTCGAGAGGaggataatatcaataagGAGTGTCCAGTTGAGTCCGAGGAAACGATAGAGGATATCATAGATTGTATACCGGACGAGGTAGTCAGAGTCGCTCAGAACATTAATGTTCCGGCTCAGGATGATAATTCTTCtcacgataaaaaagataatgaaaagtCTTCGAAAGTGTCGATTCAACAGAAAGAGGAGACACAAGTCGCTGAGACGCTTAGTAAGTCGCCGATCGAAAATACCGTAACTACGGTGGAACGTCCGAAGAAGGACGAGGAGATTCTACGGAGGCTAGGCTTGGTAGCGATAAACGAAGCAAACGAGTCCTTGCGTGACAAGGCGAAGCAACGCGGTCAGAATTACAACGAGAAACCGAACGACTTGGATCGGGAAAAGTTGGAGAAACAATTACGGGAGAGCAAGGCGAATCGCGTTAGGAGTTTATTAGCTGAGAAACAAATGCGAGACGCATTGAAAGGTATAATGTCTAagacgaaggaagaaggaggttCGTCGACTTCTTCGATGCAACACGGTATAGGTCCGTGCCCTAAAAAGAAGGGTCCACCTCCGTTGGCGCCTTTACGAGTGGTTAAACCTTCCTCCGGATTCGCCGTAACGAGCACAATGGTGGAATCCAACAATCCAAA ACCTCAACAGACCAGCCTAACCATGGGAAGTTTCCTTCGTAAATCCAAGGATATGGAACAACGTAGAGGGCAAGACTCCAATCTGCGTACACTCTCGGACGTTGCGGTTTCTCGTCTTAGCAGCTGCATCAGCGAGAAAAATTCCATCGAGTCTCACCTACTTGGTTCAACTGGTATACCTGCTAGCAAGGTCGCATTGCGTATTCCACAACCACATCACCGTATATCATCTGGCTATGGTATGAAAAACAAGCCAAATCTTGGTGTAAGGCATATACCCAATCCCCAAGCTGTCGTCGCTTCTCAATACAGAAATCAAAGAGCCGTTTATTTCAATAACCTTTCCCAGCATCCGCCGTAA
- the LOC124956467 gene encoding polycomb group protein Psc-like isoform X1, protein MTERDRGEDRDLSNSMETCEKEKPLVKDLNEHIVCPLCRGYLIDATTLTECLHSFCRGCIVRRLSSGARLCPVCNVSASPPLLPDPRLQRLVYLVVPGLFRSELERRRHFRLVNPQCPPLPSPFGALELTLDDFVSLSLRELTDTKNEETQGEKSVPLGIEKKDNEESTVREPTTRYLKCPAAVTVRHLVRLLTLKRGWEETNSGVNMANRIEMTCEDYNGDPRGRRKPDVLKMSWTLLDLACIFGWKKEAPLKLFYRIVPRKEESASTSKSSPCKKDNNKDGPTIENIQRPPTPPPSPKPVQDNDAESRRTFGSRTEAPRTLETTKEQAKETKSKKPRCEVTPVMRAPDPVGISSVTIQQSNHATESSRTKELARLEHRKRRKRRNKRVIAEITTTPREDLLKLKVRLTPCPPRITSSSSNGQAKEKLLQMRAVRREKLKACALNQKRSVNLPREEDNINKECPVESEETIEDIIDCIPDEVVRVAQNINVPAQDDNSSHDKKDNEKSSKVSIQQKEETQVAETLSKSPIENTVTTVERPKKDEEILRRLGLVAINEANESLRDKAKQRGQNYNEKPNDLDREKLEKQLRESKANRVRSLLAEKQMRDALKGIMSKTKEEGGSSTSSMQHGIGPCPKKKGPPPLAPLRVVKPSSGFAVTSTMVESNNPKYETPLDLSNGGTVNDNVLDLSSTLQSSSIGFSASSASSSPSPSSSSNSSSSSSSSSSSSSSSSSSSSSTSSSSSISTPPSLPLLNRPQQTSLTMGSFLRKSKDMEQRRGQDSNLRTLSDVAVSRLSSCISEKNSIESHLLGSTGIPASKVALRIPQPHHRISSGYGMKNKPNLGVRHIPNPQAVVASQYRNQRAVYFNNLSQHPP, encoded by the exons TTTGCAGAGGCTGCATAGTGAGACGTCTGAGTAGCGGTGCTCGATTGTGCCCAGTATGCAACGTGTCGGCATCGCCACCACTTTTACCGGATCCTCGACTCCAAAGGTTGGTCTATCTCGTGGTTCCGGGTCTTTTTCGTTCGGAACTCGAACGCAGGCGACACTTCCGTTTGGTAAATCCGCAATGTCCGCCATTACCGTCGCCATTCGGGGCATTGGAATTAACGTTGGACGATTTCGTGAGTCTGAGCCTTCGCGAATTAACGGATACGAAGAACGAAGAGACGCAAGGAGAAAAATCAGTACCTTTGGGAATAGAGAAGAAGGATAACGAGGAGTCTACTGTTCGGGAACCTACCACAAGATATCTCAAGTGTCCGGCTGCTGTGACGGTCCGTCATCTCGTACGTTTGTTGACCCTGAAAAGAGGTTGGGAAGAGACGAATTCCGGAGTTAACATGGCTAACAGAATAGAGATGACGTGCGAGGATTACAACGGAGATCCTCGCGGTCGCCGAAAGCCGGACGTTTTAAAAATGTCTTGGACGTTGTTGGACTTGGCCTGTATCTTCGGATGGAAGAAG GAAGCACCGTTGAAGCTATTTTATCGTATCGTTCCTCGAAAGGAAGAATCGGCATCTACTTCGAAATCTAGCCCATGTAAAAAGGATAACAACAAGGACGGTCCtaccattgaaaatattcaaagacCGCCAACGCCACCGCCAAGTCCAAAGCCTGTTCAAGATAACGATGCGGAATCTCGGCGGACGTTCGGAAGTAGGACGGAAGCTCCTCGTACATTGGAAACTACGAAAGAGCAAGCAAAAGAGACGAAATCAAAGAAACCCCGTTGCGAAGTCACTCCCGTGATGAGAGCGCCTGATCCCGTTGGTATCTCGTCGGTCACGATACAGCAAAGCAATCATGCTACAGAGAGTTCAAGGACAAAGGAATTAGCGAGGTTGGAGCATCGAAAGCGAAGGAAACGGCGAAACAAACGTGTAATCGCGGAAATCACTACTACACCGAGAGAGGATCTCCTTAAGTTAAAGGTCAGGTTAACTCCTTGTCCACCGAGAATTACGTCCAGTAGTAGTAATGGCCAAGCTAAAGAGAAATTGTTACAAATGAGGGCCGTCCGACGAGAGAAGCTCAAGGCTTGCGCGTTGAATCAAAAACGTTCGGTAAATTTACCTCGAGAGGaggataatatcaataagGAGTGTCCAGTTGAGTCCGAGGAAACGATAGAGGATATCATAGATTGTATACCGGACGAGGTAGTCAGAGTCGCTCAGAACATTAATGTTCCGGCTCAGGATGATAATTCTTCtcacgataaaaaagataatgaaaagtCTTCGAAAGTGTCGATTCAACAGAAAGAGGAGACACAAGTCGCTGAGACGCTTAGTAAGTCGCCGATCGAAAATACCGTAACTACGGTGGAACGTCCGAAGAAGGACGAGGAGATTCTACGGAGGCTAGGCTTGGTAGCGATAAACGAAGCAAACGAGTCCTTGCGTGACAAGGCGAAGCAACGCGGTCAGAATTACAACGAGAAACCGAACGACTTGGATCGGGAAAAGTTGGAGAAACAATTACGGGAGAGCAAGGCGAATCGCGTTAGGAGTTTATTAGCTGAGAAACAAATGCGAGACGCATTGAAAGGTATAATGTCTAagacgaaggaagaaggaggttCGTCGACTTCTTCGATGCAACACGGTATAGGTCCGTGCCCTAAAAAGAAGGGTCCACCTCCGTTGGCGCCTTTACGAGTGGTTAAACCTTCCTCCGGATTCGCCGTAACGAGCACAATGGTGGAATCCAACAATCCAAAGTACGAAACTCCCTTAGACCTAAGCAACGGTGGGACGGTTAACGACAACGTTCTAGATTTGTCCTCGACATTGCAGAGTTCCTCCATAGGTTTTTCAGCATCATCGGCATCCTCCTCGCCGTCTCCATCTTCCTCATcaaattcttcttcctcgtcgtcgtcgtcttcttcatcatcttcatcgtcatcatcttcatcttcttctacttcttcttcctcgtccaTATCTACGCCACCTTCTTTGCCTTTGCTCAACAGACCTCAACAGACCAGCCTAACCATGGGAAGTTTCCTTCGTAAATCCAAGGATATGGAACAACGTAGAGGGCAAGACTCCAATCTGCGTACACTCTCGGACGTTGCGGTTTCTCGTCTTAGCAGCTGCATCAGCGAGAAAAATTCCATCGAGTCTCACCTACTTGGTTCAACTGGTATACCTGCTAGCAAGGTCGCATTGCGTATTCCACAACCACATCACCGTATATCATCTGGCTATGGTATGAAAAACAAGCCAAATCTTGGTGTAAGGCATATACCCAATCCCCAAGCTGTCGTCGCTTCTCAATACAGAAATCAAAGAGCCGTTTATTTCAATAACCTTTCCCAGCATCCGCCGTAA
- the LOC124956467 gene encoding polycomb group protein Psc-like isoform X4 produces the protein METCEKEKPLVKDLNEHIVCPLCRGYLIDATTLTECLHSFCRGCIVRRLSSGARLCPVCNVSASPPLLPDPRLQRLVYLVVPGLFRSELERRRHFRLVNPQCPPLPSPFGALELTLDDFVSLSLRELTDTKNEETQGEKSVPLGIEKKDNEESTVREPTTRYLKCPAAVTVRHLVRLLTLKRGWEETNSGVNMANRIEMTCEDYNGDPRGRRKPDVLKMSWTLLDLACIFGWKKEAPLKLFYRIVPRKEESASTSKSSPCKKDNNKDGPTIENIQRPPTPPPSPKPVQDNDAESRRTFGSRTEAPRTLETTKEQAKETKSKKPRCEVTPVMRAPDPVGISSVTIQQSNHATESSRTKELARLEHRKRRKRRNKRVIAEITTTPREDLLKLKVRLTPCPPRITSSSSNGQAKEKLLQMRAVRREKLKACALNQKRSVNLPREEDNINKECPVESEETIEDIIDCIPDEVVRVAQNINVPAQDDNSSHDKKDNEKSSKVSIQQKEETQVAETLSKSPIENTVTTVERPKKDEEILRRLGLVAINEANESLRDKAKQRGQNYNEKPNDLDREKLEKQLRESKANRVRSLLAEKQMRDALKGIMSKTKEEGGSSTSSMQHGIGPCPKKKGPPPLAPLRVVKPSSGFAVTSTMVESNNPKYETPLDLSNGGTVNDNVLDLSSTLQSSSIGFSASSASSSPSPSSSSNSSSSSSSSSSSSSSSSSSSSSTSSSSSISTPPSLPLLNRPQQTSLTMGSFLRKSKDMEQRRGQDSNLRTLSDVAVSRLSSCISEKNSIESHLLGSTGIPASKVALRIPQPHHRISSGYGMKNKPNLGVRHIPNPQAVVASQYRNQRAVYFNNLSQHPP, from the exons TTTGCAGAGGCTGCATAGTGAGACGTCTGAGTAGCGGTGCTCGATTGTGCCCAGTATGCAACGTGTCGGCATCGCCACCACTTTTACCGGATCCTCGACTCCAAAGGTTGGTCTATCTCGTGGTTCCGGGTCTTTTTCGTTCGGAACTCGAACGCAGGCGACACTTCCGTTTGGTAAATCCGCAATGTCCGCCATTACCGTCGCCATTCGGGGCATTGGAATTAACGTTGGACGATTTCGTGAGTCTGAGCCTTCGCGAATTAACGGATACGAAGAACGAAGAGACGCAAGGAGAAAAATCAGTACCTTTGGGAATAGAGAAGAAGGATAACGAGGAGTCTACTGTTCGGGAACCTACCACAAGATATCTCAAGTGTCCGGCTGCTGTGACGGTCCGTCATCTCGTACGTTTGTTGACCCTGAAAAGAGGTTGGGAAGAGACGAATTCCGGAGTTAACATGGCTAACAGAATAGAGATGACGTGCGAGGATTACAACGGAGATCCTCGCGGTCGCCGAAAGCCGGACGTTTTAAAAATGTCTTGGACGTTGTTGGACTTGGCCTGTATCTTCGGATGGAAGAAG GAAGCACCGTTGAAGCTATTTTATCGTATCGTTCCTCGAAAGGAAGAATCGGCATCTACTTCGAAATCTAGCCCATGTAAAAAGGATAACAACAAGGACGGTCCtaccattgaaaatattcaaagacCGCCAACGCCACCGCCAAGTCCAAAGCCTGTTCAAGATAACGATGCGGAATCTCGGCGGACGTTCGGAAGTAGGACGGAAGCTCCTCGTACATTGGAAACTACGAAAGAGCAAGCAAAAGAGACGAAATCAAAGAAACCCCGTTGCGAAGTCACTCCCGTGATGAGAGCGCCTGATCCCGTTGGTATCTCGTCGGTCACGATACAGCAAAGCAATCATGCTACAGAGAGTTCAAGGACAAAGGAATTAGCGAGGTTGGAGCATCGAAAGCGAAGGAAACGGCGAAACAAACGTGTAATCGCGGAAATCACTACTACACCGAGAGAGGATCTCCTTAAGTTAAAGGTCAGGTTAACTCCTTGTCCACCGAGAATTACGTCCAGTAGTAGTAATGGCCAAGCTAAAGAGAAATTGTTACAAATGAGGGCCGTCCGACGAGAGAAGCTCAAGGCTTGCGCGTTGAATCAAAAACGTTCGGTAAATTTACCTCGAGAGGaggataatatcaataagGAGTGTCCAGTTGAGTCCGAGGAAACGATAGAGGATATCATAGATTGTATACCGGACGAGGTAGTCAGAGTCGCTCAGAACATTAATGTTCCGGCTCAGGATGATAATTCTTCtcacgataaaaaagataatgaaaagtCTTCGAAAGTGTCGATTCAACAGAAAGAGGAGACACAAGTCGCTGAGACGCTTAGTAAGTCGCCGATCGAAAATACCGTAACTACGGTGGAACGTCCGAAGAAGGACGAGGAGATTCTACGGAGGCTAGGCTTGGTAGCGATAAACGAAGCAAACGAGTCCTTGCGTGACAAGGCGAAGCAACGCGGTCAGAATTACAACGAGAAACCGAACGACTTGGATCGGGAAAAGTTGGAGAAACAATTACGGGAGAGCAAGGCGAATCGCGTTAGGAGTTTATTAGCTGAGAAACAAATGCGAGACGCATTGAAAGGTATAATGTCTAagacgaaggaagaaggaggttCGTCGACTTCTTCGATGCAACACGGTATAGGTCCGTGCCCTAAAAAGAAGGGTCCACCTCCGTTGGCGCCTTTACGAGTGGTTAAACCTTCCTCCGGATTCGCCGTAACGAGCACAATGGTGGAATCCAACAATCCAAAGTACGAAACTCCCTTAGACCTAAGCAACGGTGGGACGGTTAACGACAACGTTCTAGATTTGTCCTCGACATTGCAGAGTTCCTCCATAGGTTTTTCAGCATCATCGGCATCCTCCTCGCCGTCTCCATCTTCCTCATcaaattcttcttcctcgtcgtcgtcgtcttcttcatcatcttcatcgtcatcatcttcatcttcttctacttcttcttcctcgtccaTATCTACGCCACCTTCTTTGCCTTTGCTCAACAGACCTCAACAGACCAGCCTAACCATGGGAAGTTTCCTTCGTAAATCCAAGGATATGGAACAACGTAGAGGGCAAGACTCCAATCTGCGTACACTCTCGGACGTTGCGGTTTCTCGTCTTAGCAGCTGCATCAGCGAGAAAAATTCCATCGAGTCTCACCTACTTGGTTCAACTGGTATACCTGCTAGCAAGGTCGCATTGCGTATTCCACAACCACATCACCGTATATCATCTGGCTATGGTATGAAAAACAAGCCAAATCTTGGTGTAAGGCATATACCCAATCCCCAAGCTGTCGTCGCTTCTCAATACAGAAATCAAAGAGCCGTTTATTTCAATAACCTTTCCCAGCATCCGCCGTAA
- the LOC124956467 gene encoding polycomb group protein Psc-like isoform X3: MTERDRDLSNSMETCEKEKPLVKDLNEHIVCPLCRGYLIDATTLTECLHSFCRGCIVRRLSSGARLCPVCNVSASPPLLPDPRLQRLVYLVVPGLFRSELERRRHFRLVNPQCPPLPSPFGALELTLDDFVSLSLRELTDTKNEETQGEKSVPLGIEKKDNEESTVREPTTRYLKCPAAVTVRHLVRLLTLKRGWEETNSGVNMANRIEMTCEDYNGDPRGRRKPDVLKMSWTLLDLACIFGWKKEAPLKLFYRIVPRKEESASTSKSSPCKKDNNKDGPTIENIQRPPTPPPSPKPVQDNDAESRRTFGSRTEAPRTLETTKEQAKETKSKKPRCEVTPVMRAPDPVGISSVTIQQSNHATESSRTKELARLEHRKRRKRRNKRVIAEITTTPREDLLKLKVRLTPCPPRITSSSSNGQAKEKLLQMRAVRREKLKACALNQKRSVNLPREEDNINKECPVESEETIEDIIDCIPDEVVRVAQNINVPAQDDNSSHDKKDNEKSSKVSIQQKEETQVAETLSKSPIENTVTTVERPKKDEEILRRLGLVAINEANESLRDKAKQRGQNYNEKPNDLDREKLEKQLRESKANRVRSLLAEKQMRDALKGIMSKTKEEGGSSTSSMQHGIGPCPKKKGPPPLAPLRVVKPSSGFAVTSTMVESNNPKYETPLDLSNGGTVNDNVLDLSSTLQSSSIGFSASSASSSPSPSSSSNSSSSSSSSSSSSSSSSSSSSSTSSSSSISTPPSLPLLNRPQQTSLTMGSFLRKSKDMEQRRGQDSNLRTLSDVAVSRLSSCISEKNSIESHLLGSTGIPASKVALRIPQPHHRISSGYGMKNKPNLGVRHIPNPQAVVASQYRNQRAVYFNNLSQHPP, from the exons TTTGCAGAGGCTGCATAGTGAGACGTCTGAGTAGCGGTGCTCGATTGTGCCCAGTATGCAACGTGTCGGCATCGCCACCACTTTTACCGGATCCTCGACTCCAAAGGTTGGTCTATCTCGTGGTTCCGGGTCTTTTTCGTTCGGAACTCGAACGCAGGCGACACTTCCGTTTGGTAAATCCGCAATGTCCGCCATTACCGTCGCCATTCGGGGCATTGGAATTAACGTTGGACGATTTCGTGAGTCTGAGCCTTCGCGAATTAACGGATACGAAGAACGAAGAGACGCAAGGAGAAAAATCAGTACCTTTGGGAATAGAGAAGAAGGATAACGAGGAGTCTACTGTTCGGGAACCTACCACAAGATATCTCAAGTGTCCGGCTGCTGTGACGGTCCGTCATCTCGTACGTTTGTTGACCCTGAAAAGAGGTTGGGAAGAGACGAATTCCGGAGTTAACATGGCTAACAGAATAGAGATGACGTGCGAGGATTACAACGGAGATCCTCGCGGTCGCCGAAAGCCGGACGTTTTAAAAATGTCTTGGACGTTGTTGGACTTGGCCTGTATCTTCGGATGGAAGAAG GAAGCACCGTTGAAGCTATTTTATCGTATCGTTCCTCGAAAGGAAGAATCGGCATCTACTTCGAAATCTAGCCCATGTAAAAAGGATAACAACAAGGACGGTCCtaccattgaaaatattcaaagacCGCCAACGCCACCGCCAAGTCCAAAGCCTGTTCAAGATAACGATGCGGAATCTCGGCGGACGTTCGGAAGTAGGACGGAAGCTCCTCGTACATTGGAAACTACGAAAGAGCAAGCAAAAGAGACGAAATCAAAGAAACCCCGTTGCGAAGTCACTCCCGTGATGAGAGCGCCTGATCCCGTTGGTATCTCGTCGGTCACGATACAGCAAAGCAATCATGCTACAGAGAGTTCAAGGACAAAGGAATTAGCGAGGTTGGAGCATCGAAAGCGAAGGAAACGGCGAAACAAACGTGTAATCGCGGAAATCACTACTACACCGAGAGAGGATCTCCTTAAGTTAAAGGTCAGGTTAACTCCTTGTCCACCGAGAATTACGTCCAGTAGTAGTAATGGCCAAGCTAAAGAGAAATTGTTACAAATGAGGGCCGTCCGACGAGAGAAGCTCAAGGCTTGCGCGTTGAATCAAAAACGTTCGGTAAATTTACCTCGAGAGGaggataatatcaataagGAGTGTCCAGTTGAGTCCGAGGAAACGATAGAGGATATCATAGATTGTATACCGGACGAGGTAGTCAGAGTCGCTCAGAACATTAATGTTCCGGCTCAGGATGATAATTCTTCtcacgataaaaaagataatgaaaagtCTTCGAAAGTGTCGATTCAACAGAAAGAGGAGACACAAGTCGCTGAGACGCTTAGTAAGTCGCCGATCGAAAATACCGTAACTACGGTGGAACGTCCGAAGAAGGACGAGGAGATTCTACGGAGGCTAGGCTTGGTAGCGATAAACGAAGCAAACGAGTCCTTGCGTGACAAGGCGAAGCAACGCGGTCAGAATTACAACGAGAAACCGAACGACTTGGATCGGGAAAAGTTGGAGAAACAATTACGGGAGAGCAAGGCGAATCGCGTTAGGAGTTTATTAGCTGAGAAACAAATGCGAGACGCATTGAAAGGTATAATGTCTAagacgaaggaagaaggaggttCGTCGACTTCTTCGATGCAACACGGTATAGGTCCGTGCCCTAAAAAGAAGGGTCCACCTCCGTTGGCGCCTTTACGAGTGGTTAAACCTTCCTCCGGATTCGCCGTAACGAGCACAATGGTGGAATCCAACAATCCAAAGTACGAAACTCCCTTAGACCTAAGCAACGGTGGGACGGTTAACGACAACGTTCTAGATTTGTCCTCGACATTGCAGAGTTCCTCCATAGGTTTTTCAGCATCATCGGCATCCTCCTCGCCGTCTCCATCTTCCTCATcaaattcttcttcctcgtcgtcgtcgtcttcttcatcatcttcatcgtcatcatcttcatcttcttctacttcttcttcctcgtccaTATCTACGCCACCTTCTTTGCCTTTGCTCAACAGACCTCAACAGACCAGCCTAACCATGGGAAGTTTCCTTCGTAAATCCAAGGATATGGAACAACGTAGAGGGCAAGACTCCAATCTGCGTACACTCTCGGACGTTGCGGTTTCTCGTCTTAGCAGCTGCATCAGCGAGAAAAATTCCATCGAGTCTCACCTACTTGGTTCAACTGGTATACCTGCTAGCAAGGTCGCATTGCGTATTCCACAACCACATCACCGTATATCATCTGGCTATGGTATGAAAAACAAGCCAAATCTTGGTGTAAGGCATATACCCAATCCCCAAGCTGTCGTCGCTTCTCAATACAGAAATCAAAGAGCCGTTTATTTCAATAACCTTTCCCAGCATCCGCCGTAA